The DNA sequence GAAAATGCATATATTGATGTTCTTTTTCAAAGCGGTGAAAATAATAATTTAGATATAACTTTAAGTGGAACTGGACCTGATAAAATTTCAATACAGATAATATCGCCATCTGGAGATGTAAGTCAAAATGTAATTTATAGTCCTGATGATCAAATATATACAGGACAATTTTATATTGAAAAGACATTTTATAGAATAGTAAATAGATTTCCCTGGTTAGAAACAGGAGAACAGGCTTTAGAAATAAATTTAAGGGACATAAAACCCGGAGTCTGGACTCTTAGGTTAAGGCCTGAATTTATAATAAATGGAAATTTTGATGTTTACCTTCCAAATAAAAATATCATATCTGCAGATACGAGATTTTTAGATTCTAAATCAACAGGAACAATAACTCAAATGGCTTTATCAAGAAGAGTTATGACAATCGGTTGTTATAATGGAAAAACAAATAGCTTATGGATTGGATCATCAAAAGGAAGTTATGATAACTATAAAATTATGCCAGATATAATAGCTCCAGGAGTTGATATTATATCAACTTATATTGATGGAGATTATATAACATCTACAGGAAGTGGAGCAAGTAGTAGTGTTGTTTGTGGAGTTATGGCTCTTATAATGGAGTATCTTGAAAGAGAAAGTAGAGTACCTAAATTATCTTTATTTACAGAAGCTTTAAGAACTTACTTAATGCTTGGTTCATCTAGAGAGGAAATATACTCATATCCAAATATATCACAAGGGTATGGTGTTTTAAATTTGAGAAACACATTTAGACAAATAGCTAGAAATTTATAGTGAAAATTAAAAAATTAATTAAATTTTATATTTATAAAATCTAATTTTGGGTAAAAGTTATATATATAACAAAATTAGTTATAATAATAAGTAAAACTATAGTAAGAGAGGCAACGAAACGAAATGAAAAAAAATGATAAAAACATACCTACAAAGAGAAATTCATACGAAGAGTTATTTATACCAAAACAACGAGGATATGAAGAACTTTTTGAGGGAGGAGCTATAGAAGAGTTAACAGATGATACACCGTATACTTTTATACATCCTAACAAATATGAGATAGAAGAACTCTTAGAAGATGATAAAAAAAATAAATAAAGTAACAAATAGCAACATTTACTAATATAATATTTATTGAGTTATATTATATTTAAGGAGCGTTTATCATGAAGATAAGTTATAATACATCTGGATGTTGCTGTAGTAAAATAAATTTAGAAATAGATGAAAATAAAATTATTAAAAATGTTGAATTTATTGGTGGTTGTGCTGGAAATCTAATTGGAATAAAATCATTAGTTATTGGTAAAAAAGCAGATGAAGTAGCATCGATATTAGAAGGAATAAGATGTGGAACTAAAAATACTTCATGTCCAGACCAATTATCAAAAGCAATAAAGTCAATTAAATAAAATTAATATAAAAGACAGACTACTAGGCTCGTAGTCTGTCTTTTATTGTCGAAAATATAGACTATTTCAACCAATGGTGGTATAGTTTGTATTAATAATTAATGGGGGAGAGAGTAATGTTGGAATTAGATAGAGCCAAAAAAATTGATATGGATAATAGGGTAGCAACAAAGTTAACTATAGCTATATCAGTTTGTTTAGTTTTTATATATATAATTAGTTTAATGGTTACTTTTCATAGTAATTTAAATTTTAGTATAAAACCTGAATATTTTATTCGATTTTTTAATATAATGTTATCTTTTTTAGCAATTATAAGTTGTTTACTTTGCTATGATAGTACAAAGAAAGAAGAGTTATTTATTATTTCTCTAATGTATATGATATTTTTAATAGATATATTATTAGGTGTATTTGATAACTTAACATTAGAAAATACTATTATAAGTATGAAAGGATATATTGCAATATCCACCTCTATAATGAGAATTATTATTATATTAGTAGCAGCTTTTCCAATTAAGCAAATTAGAAGTTTTATAATGAAAAATAAAACTCAAGTTATAATATTTATATTATTAACTGCTTTATGTTTTGGATATATGGAAAGAGAGAGTATAATTTTTCCTATGAATAAGGATACAGAGTTTTTTAGGGAGTACAATTTTTTATTAATCCTTATTTACACGATATCTAGTTTTATATTCTTTAGAAAAAGTATAAAAGAAAATGATTATACCTATTCTGTAATAGGTGCAAGTATTCTTATGTTATGGATTAAAGCCATATATGCTATTGTTGGGTCGGACAAGCCAATAATGGATATAAAATATATATCTATATCTATTACATATATGTCATTTATAGTTCTTATAGTAGGATTATTTTTAGAACTTATACTTACTATAAAGAAAAACAGAGAGTTAAAAGAAGAAATAAAAGTATTTTATAACTTAGTTGAAGAAAATAAACATAGTTGTATATATATAAGTGACTTAAATGGAAATGTTTTATATTCGAATAAAAAGATGAAAAAATATCTATTTAAAAATGAAGAAATAAAGGTAGATATTCTAACTGAAAAAGTCAAAGACGAAATAAATACTATAAATACTGATATGCTTGAAAGTATTAAAAAAAGTATATATGATAGAGGTTGCTGGAATGGAAAAATAGAATTAAAGTCTGGAAGTACAACAATAGATTGTAGTGTACAGACAATAATAGATTCAAGGTTGACTAATTCAAATAAAAAATCTGGAACTGCTAGATTTGTTGTTACATTCACTGATGTAACAGAAAAAGATAGAATGGAAAAATATAAAATAGAGTATGAAAAAATGAAAGATCATGAAAAAGTTAAAAGTGAATTCTTTGCCAATATAAGTCATGAGCTTAGGACACCATTAAATATTTTTTATTCTACTGTTCAATTATTAGATATAAAACTAAATAACAATGAAGAAGAATTTAGAAAGTCTTATAATAAATACAGATCTAGTTTAAGGCTAAATTGTCAAAGAATGTTAAGACTTATAAATAATATTGTAGATATAACAAAAATAGATGTAGGGTATACAAAACCTAATATTGTAAATTGTGATATTGTTAAGTTAGTAGAAGCT is a window from the Paraclostridium sordellii genome containing:
- a CDS encoding TIGR03905 family TSCPD domain-containing protein, with protein sequence MKISYNTSGCCCSKINLEIDENKIIKNVEFIGGCAGNLIGIKSLVIGKKADEVASILEGIRCGTKNTSCPDQLSKAIKSIK
- a CDS encoding sensor histidine kinase; translated protein: MLELDRAKKIDMDNRVATKLTIAISVCLVFIYIISLMVTFHSNLNFSIKPEYFIRFFNIMLSFLAIISCLLCYDSTKKEELFIISLMYMIFLIDILLGVFDNLTLENTIISMKGYIAISTSIMRIIIILVAAFPIKQIRSFIMKNKTQVIIFILLTALCFGYMERESIIFPMNKDTEFFREYNFLLILIYTISSFIFFRKSIKENDYTYSVIGASILMLWIKAIYAIVGSDKPIMDIKYISISITYMSFIVLIVGLFLELILTIKKNRELKEEIKVFYNLVEENKHSCIYISDLNGNVLYSNKKMKKYLFKNEEIKVDILTEKVKDEINTINTDMLESIKKSIYDRGCWNGKIELKSGSTTIDCSVQTIIDSRLTNSNKKSGTARFVVTFTDVTEKDRMEKYKIEYEKMKDHEKVKSEFFANISHELRTPLNIFYSTVQLLDIKLNNNEEEFRKSYNKYRSSLRLNCQRMLRLINNIVDITKIDVGYTKPNIVNCDIVKLVEAITMSVIIYARQKDINIIFDTDVEELIIKCDPEMIERAVLNLLSNSIKFTKPNGNIFVSIYVNKEWVQIIFEDDGVGIPIHMQDLVFERFVQADKSLNRMNEGSGIGLSIVKSIIELNEGEIYLESDGENGTEFEILLPNKKLLGDDLIDKEIEYTIDMQKIELELSDIYELH